The following are encoded together in the Candidatus Methylomirabilis oxygeniifera genome:
- a CDS encoding Transport-associated precursor encodes MHIISRTRVALIAILIVAFPLLQACAATATRESTGEYLDDTAITAKVKTTLLGDPIVSGFAISVETFRGRVILSGFVSSQAQIDRAVALAREVSGVREVQSVLVIKSR; translated from the coding sequence ATGCATATCATAAGCCGAACCCGTGTAGCACTTATTGCTATCCTGATCGTGGCTTTCCCCTTGCTTCAGGCCTGTGCCGCCACGGCGACTCGCGAGAGTACCGGGGAGTACCTCGATGACACGGCTATTACCGCTAAGGTCAAGACAACTCTACTTGGGGATCCGATAGTCAGCGGGTTCGCAATTTCCGTAGAGACGTTTCGCGGACGGGTTATCCTCTCCGGGTTTGTCAGCTCTCAGGCCCAAATTGATCGAGCGGTTGCCCTGGCCAGGGAGGTCTCCGGGGTCAGGGAGGTACAGTCGGTGCTGGTCATCAAGAGTCGGTAG
- the pdxA gene encoding 4-hydroxythreonine-4-phosphate dehydrogenase (4-(phosphohydroxy)-L-threonine dehydrogenase), with amino-acid sequence MPRHTTFRPFLGLTIGDPAGIGPEIVAKAVTQEEVRAACRPLIVGEAGIMRRAIRLCRLDLVVRSIASPAEITGDPGCLEVLDLKNTDAASCPPGVLAPHCGRAAVEYLNKAIDLTIAHELDGVVTGPVNKEAIAQAGFTYDGQTELFAERTRTRDYAMLLVVGRMRVLHVSTHTSLRTACDKVAQARVLTVIRLAHQVLRDLGSRQKRIGVAGLNPHASESGRFGREEIAEITPAVEAAKTEGIRASGPFPPDTLFHRHKLGEFDAVVAMYHDQGHIPLKLIGFHRGVNVTVGLPIIRTSVDHGTAFDIAGTGTANPRSLVEAILLATKFAHRRHKTAPTPDVQS; translated from the coding sequence ATGCCCAGGCATACGACATTTCGTCCGTTTTTGGGATTGACCATCGGCGACCCGGCAGGGATAGGTCCCGAAATCGTCGCCAAAGCCGTGACGCAGGAGGAGGTACGGGCGGCCTGCCGTCCGTTGATCGTCGGCGAGGCAGGCATCATGCGGCGTGCCATCAGGCTATGCCGTCTTGACCTCGTCGTTCGATCCATCGCCTCGCCGGCTGAGATCACCGGCGATCCGGGTTGTCTTGAGGTGCTGGATCTAAAGAATACCGATGCTGCGAGTTGCCCGCCAGGCGTTCTTGCTCCCCACTGTGGCAGGGCGGCGGTAGAGTACCTCAACAAGGCGATCGACCTGACAATAGCCCACGAACTGGACGGCGTTGTGACCGGCCCCGTGAACAAGGAAGCGATAGCCCAGGCGGGGTTTACATACGACGGTCAGACGGAGCTGTTCGCCGAGCGGACCCGCACCAGGGATTATGCGATGCTGCTGGTCGTCGGTCGGATGCGGGTTCTTCACGTCTCGACCCACACCTCGTTACGAACCGCCTGCGACAAGGTCGCACAGGCCAGAGTTCTGACGGTCATTCGTTTGGCTCATCAGGTGCTCCGTGATCTCGGATCACGGCAGAAGCGGATTGGCGTTGCCGGCCTCAACCCTCACGCGAGCGAAAGCGGGCGATTCGGCCGGGAAGAGATCGCAGAGATCACGCCGGCGGTTGAGGCCGCCAAGACTGAGGGAATCAGGGCGAGCGGTCCTTTCCCTCCGGACACACTGTTCCATCGACACAAGCTTGGTGAATTCGACGCCGTCGTCGCGATGTACCATGATCAGGGCCATATCCCGCTCAAGCTGATCGGATTTCATCGTGGGGTGAACGTGACCGTTGGACTCCCTATCATCCGCACCTCAGTAGATCACGGCACCGCCTTCGATATCGCGGGAACAGGAACCGCAAATCCTCGCAGCCTGGTCGAGGCGATCCTGCTGGCCACAAAGTTCGCCCACCGCCGGCATAAAACAGCCCCTACACCGGACGTACAGTCCTGA
- a CDS encoding exported protein of unknown function (Evidence 5 : No homology to any previously reported sequences) produces MRAIVTAVLVLMSVAGTVFSPVWTWAASAEEGAGGPGMMGYRMAPEMMRGIHEMMQGMELMDPGFHARRGHERPLITLMLASKEQLGLTADQERTLRELRADFQKESIRQNAEIDVAELELNGLLEQEKVDVVKVEALAKKIAMLQAGLRVGRIKTIEAGKAVLTPEQRGKFERLGHESMRGPAMPPPMHPGAR; encoded by the coding sequence ATGCGAGCAATTGTAACGGCCGTGTTGGTTCTGATGAGTGTAGCAGGAACGGTCTTTTCGCCGGTGTGGACATGGGCTGCCTCGGCTGAGGAGGGTGCGGGTGGACCGGGGATGATGGGGTATCGGATGGCTCCCGAGATGATGCGCGGGATCCATGAGATGATGCAGGGTATGGAACTGATGGATCCGGGATTTCATGCTCGGAGGGGCCACGAGAGGCCACTGATCACCCTGATGCTGGCGTCAAAGGAGCAGCTTGGATTGACTGCCGATCAGGAGCGTACCCTCAGGGAGTTGCGAGCCGACTTCCAGAAGGAGTCGATCAGGCAGAATGCGGAGATCGATGTGGCGGAGTTGGAGCTGAACGGCCTGCTGGAGCAGGAAAAGGTAGATGTCGTCAAGGTGGAGGCGCTGGCGAAGAAGATTGCAATGCTACAGGCCGGCCTTCGTGTCGGTCGTATTAAGACCATTGAGGCCGGTAAGGCGGTCCTGACACCGGAGCAGCGGGGGAAGTTTGAACGATTGGGCCACGAATCGATGAGAGGTCCGGCCATGCCCCCTCCGATGCACCCTGGCGCACGGTGA
- a CDS encoding conserved protein of unknown function (Evidence 4 : Homologs of previously reported genes of unknown function) — MTNLFQPRLLNGVFGDPGLFVRLRWERRAILLDLGDLTTQPPAELLKVADIFISHTHIDHFIGFDHLLRIVLGRNQTIRLFGPPGIIANVEGKLAGYIWNLVEGYTLTFDVYEVSSDKITAARFPCGARFERIDLSPSLPFTGVLVDDPLFRIEAVHLDHKIPCLAFALIEMERINIDPERLQRLGLATGPWLTEFKRLVRAGAPDDAVVRAPCRSETGMVFQEWRLGDLRDQIVTITNGQRLVYITDTLYSDENRQKIVALARDADLLFCEAMYLEQDRDYATERHHLTARQAGLLAREAHAKELVIFHFSQRYQERSEVIYQQAAEAFGGPVRSG, encoded by the coding sequence ATGACCAATCTCTTTCAACCAAGGCTCCTCAATGGGGTGTTCGGCGATCCCGGCCTCTTTGTGAGGCTCAGGTGGGAACGGCGCGCCATTCTGCTGGATCTTGGTGACCTGACGACGCAGCCGCCTGCCGAGCTGTTGAAGGTCGCCGACATCTTCATCTCCCACACTCATATCGATCACTTCATCGGCTTCGATCACCTGTTGCGGATCGTTCTCGGTCGCAACCAGACGATCCGGCTGTTTGGGCCTCCCGGCATCATCGCGAACGTTGAAGGGAAACTCGCCGGCTACATCTGGAACTTGGTCGAGGGGTACACGCTCACATTCGACGTTTACGAGGTCAGTTCTGACAAGATCACCGCGGCCCGCTTTCCATGTGGCGCTCGCTTCGAGCGGATCGATCTGTCGCCATCTTTACCGTTTACCGGGGTGCTGGTCGACGATCCGCTGTTCCGGATCGAAGCGGTTCACCTCGATCACAAGATCCCGTGTCTTGCCTTTGCGCTGATCGAAATGGAGCGGATCAATATCGACCCCGAACGACTGCAGCGTCTCGGTCTTGCGACCGGGCCCTGGCTGACCGAATTCAAGCGGCTGGTCCGCGCAGGCGCACCGGACGATGCAGTCGTTCGAGCTCCGTGCAGGAGCGAGACCGGTATGGTATTCCAGGAATGGCGGCTCGGTGATCTGCGGGATCAGATTGTTACGATCACCAACGGGCAGCGGCTGGTCTACATTACGGACACATTGTACTCCGACGAGAATCGGCAGAAGATCGTCGCCCTGGCGCGGGACGCCGACCTTCTGTTTTGTGAAGCGATGTACCTGGAGCAGGATCGGGATTACGCGACCGAGCGACACCACCTGACGGCGCGGCAGGCCGGACTGCTTGCTCGCGAGGCTCATGCGAAGGAGCTGGTCATCTTCCATTTTTCTCAACGATATCAGGAGCGCTCGGAGGTCATCTATCAACAGGCCGCTGAGGCGTTCGGCGGTCCTGTCCGCTCCGGCTAA